A DNA window from Pseudomonas sp. B21-056 contains the following coding sequences:
- the ileS gene encoding isoleucine--tRNA ligase: protein MTDYKATLNLPDTAFPMKAGLPQREPQILQRWDSIGLYGKLREIGKDRPKFVLHDGPPYANGTIHIGHALNKILKDMIIRSKTLSGFDAPYVPGWDCHGLPIEHKVEVTHGKNLGADKTRELCRAYATEQIEGQKSEFIRLGVLGDFANPYKTMDFTNEAGEIRALAKIVEGGFVFKGLKPVNWCFDCGSALAEAEVEYENKKSSTIDVAFPIVDEDKLAAAFGLGKLAKPAAIVIWTTTPWTIPANQALNVHPEFNYALVDVGDKLLVLAEELVESCLARYSLEGSVLATAPGSALELINFRHPFYDRLSPVYLADYVELGAGTGVVHSAPAYGVDDFVTCKKYGMVNDDILNPVQSNGVYAPSLEFFGGQFIWKANPAIVDKLTEVGALLHTTVIEHSYMHCWRHKTPLIYRATAQWFIGMDKQPTSGDTLRQRSLKAIEDTQFVPAWGQARLHSMIANRPDWCISRQRNWGVPIPFFLNKESGELHPRTVELMEEVAKRVEVEGIEAWFKLDAAELLGDDAPLYDKISDTLDVWFDSGTTHWHVLRGSHPMGHETGPRADLYLEGSDQHRGWFHSSLLTGCAIDNHAPYRELLTHGFTVDESGRKMSKSLGNVIAPQKVNDTLGADIMRLWVASTDYSGEMAVSEQILQRSADAYRRIRNTARFLLSNLTGFNPATDLLPAEDMLALDRWAVDRTLLLQRELQEHYGEYRFWNVYSKIHNFCVQELGGFYLDIIKDRQYTTGANSKARRSCQTALFHISEALVRWIAPILAFTADELWEYLPGERNESVMLNTWYEGLTELPQGFELDRAYWDRIMAVKAAVNKEMEIQRAAKAVGGNLQAEVTLYAEEALGVDLAKLGNELRFVLITSTASVAPLVQAPADAVVTEVAGLKLKVVKSGFVKCARCWHCREDVGVNPEHPEICGRCVDNISGTGEVRHYA, encoded by the coding sequence ATGACCGACTATAAAGCCACGCTAAACCTTCCGGACACCGCCTTCCCGATGAAGGCCGGCCTGCCTCAGCGCGAACCACAGATTCTGCAGCGTTGGGACAGCATTGGCCTGTACGGAAAGTTGCGCGAGATTGGCAAGGATCGTCCGAAGTTCGTCCTGCACGACGGCCCTCCGTACGCCAACGGCACTATTCACATCGGTCACGCGCTGAACAAGATTCTCAAGGACATGATCATCCGCTCCAAGACCCTGTCGGGTTTTGACGCGCCGTATGTCCCAGGCTGGGATTGCCACGGCCTGCCGATCGAGCACAAGGTGGAAGTGACCCACGGCAAGAACCTGGGCGCGGACAAGACCCGCGAGCTGTGCCGTGCCTACGCCACCGAGCAGATCGAAGGGCAGAAGTCCGAGTTCATCCGCCTCGGCGTGCTGGGCGACTTCGCCAACCCCTACAAGACCATGGACTTTACGAACGAAGCCGGTGAAATCCGGGCCCTGGCGAAAATCGTCGAGGGTGGCTTCGTGTTCAAGGGCCTCAAGCCGGTGAACTGGTGCTTCGATTGCGGTTCGGCCCTGGCCGAGGCGGAAGTCGAGTACGAGAACAAGAAGTCGTCGACCATCGACGTAGCGTTCCCGATTGTCGATGAAGACAAGCTCGCCGCCGCTTTCGGCCTGGGCAAGCTGGCCAAGCCGGCCGCTATCGTGATCTGGACCACCACCCCGTGGACCATCCCGGCCAACCAGGCGCTGAACGTCCATCCGGAGTTCAACTACGCCCTGGTCGATGTTGGCGACAAGTTGCTGGTGCTGGCCGAAGAGCTGGTCGAGTCCTGCCTGGCCCGCTACAGCCTCGAAGGCTCGGTGCTGGCGACTGCGCCGGGTTCGGCGCTGGAACTGATCAATTTCCGTCACCCGTTCTATGACCGCCTGTCGCCGGTGTACCTGGCCGACTACGTGGAACTGGGCGCAGGCACCGGCGTGGTTCACTCCGCGCCAGCCTATGGCGTCGACGACTTCGTGACCTGCAAGAAATACGGCATGGTCAACGACGACATCCTCAACCCGGTCCAGAGCAATGGCGTGTACGCGCCGTCCCTGGAGTTCTTCGGCGGCCAGTTCATCTGGAAAGCCAACCCGGCCATCGTCGACAAGCTGACCGAAGTCGGTGCACTGCTGCACACCACCGTCATCGAACACAGCTACATGCACTGCTGGCGCCACAAGACTCCGCTGATCTACCGCGCCACCGCGCAGTGGTTCATCGGCATGGACAAGCAACCCACCAGCGGCGACACCCTGCGCCAGCGGTCGCTCAAGGCCATCGAGGACACTCAATTCGTCCCGGCCTGGGGCCAGGCGCGCCTGCACTCGATGATCGCCAACCGTCCGGACTGGTGCATCTCCCGCCAGCGCAACTGGGGCGTGCCGATCCCGTTCTTCCTGAACAAGGAAAGCGGCGAGCTGCACCCGCGCACCGTCGAACTGATGGAAGAAGTGGCCAAGCGCGTCGAAGTCGAAGGCATCGAAGCCTGGTTCAAGCTGGACGCCGCCGAGCTGCTGGGTGACGACGCGCCGCTGTACGACAAGATCAGCGACACCCTGGACGTCTGGTTCGACTCCGGCACCACCCACTGGCACGTGCTGCGCGGTTCGCACCCGATGGGCCATGAGACCGGTCCGCGTGCCGACCTGTACCTGGAAGGTTCGGACCAGCACCGCGGCTGGTTCCACTCGTCGCTGCTGACCGGTTGCGCCATCGACAACCACGCGCCGTATCGCGAGTTGCTGACCCACGGTTTCACCGTCGACGAGTCCGGTCGCAAGATGTCCAAGTCCTTGGGCAACGTGATCGCGCCGCAGAAAGTCAACGACACCCTGGGCGCCGACATCATGCGCCTGTGGGTCGCCTCCACCGACTACTCCGGTGAGATGGCGGTTTCCGAGCAGATCCTGCAGCGCAGCGCGGACGCCTACCGGCGCATCCGTAATACCGCGCGCTTCCTGCTGTCGAACCTGACCGGTTTCAACCCGGCCACCGACCTGCTGCCGGCCGAAGACATGCTGGCGCTGGACCGCTGGGCCGTGGACCGTACCCTGTTGCTGCAACGCGAATTGCAGGAACACTACGGCGAGTACCGTTTCTGGAACGTCTACTCCAAGATCCACAACTTCTGCGTGCAGGAGCTGGGCGGTTTCTACCTCGACATCATCAAGGATCGCCAGTACACCACCGGCGCCAACAGCAAGGCACGCCGTTCGTGCCAGACCGCGCTGTTCCACATCAGCGAGGCGCTGGTGCGCTGGATCGCGCCGATCCTGGCGTTCACCGCCGACGAACTGTGGGAATACCTGCCGGGCGAGCGCAACGAGTCGGTGATGCTCAACACCTGGTACGAAGGTTTGACCGAGCTGCCGCAAGGCTTTGAGCTGGACCGCGCCTACTGGGACCGGATCATGGCGGTCAAGGCTGCGGTCAACAAGGAAATGGAGATCCAGCGCGCGGCCAAGGCCGTCGGTGGCAACCTCCAGGCCGAAGTGACCCTTTATGCCGAAGAGGCCCTGGGCGTCGACCTGGCCAAACTGGGCAACGAGTTGCGCTTCGTGTTGATCACCTCCACCGCCAGTGTTGCGCCGTTGGTGCAGGCGCCAGCCGATGCCGTGGTCACCGAAGTGGCTGGCTTGAAGCTGAAAGTGGTCAAGTCGGGCTTCGTCAAGTGTGCCCGTTGCTGGCACTGCCGCGAAGACGTCGGCGTGAACCCGGAACATCCGGAAATCTGCGGGCGTTGCGTCGACAACATCAGCGGCACTGGCGAGGTTCGCCACTATGCCTAA
- the proB gene encoding glutamate 5-kinase: MRSKVTGAQRWVVKIGSALLTADGKGLDRKAMAVWVEQMVALHEAGVELVLVSSGAVAAGMSRLGWTSRPSAMHELQAAAAIGQMGLVQAWESSFAEHGRHTAQILLTHDDLSDRKRYLNARSTLRALVELKVIPVINENDTVVTDEIRFGDNDTLAALVANLVEADLLVILTDRDGMFDADPRNNPDAKLIYEARADDPALDAVAGGTGGALGRGGMQTKLRAARLAARSGAHTIIIGGRLERVLDRLKAGEHIGTLLSPERGMLAARKQWLAGHLQTRGTLVLDAGAVAALSQGNKSLLPVGVKLVQGSFRRGEMVVCVAPDGREIARGLANYSALEAQKIIGQSSDAIVGLLGYMAEPELVHRDNLILV; the protein is encoded by the coding sequence ATGCGGAGCAAGGTGACGGGTGCGCAGCGCTGGGTCGTGAAGATCGGCAGCGCACTGCTGACAGCGGATGGCAAGGGCCTGGATCGCAAGGCGATGGCGGTGTGGGTCGAGCAGATGGTGGCCTTGCATGAGGCCGGCGTCGAGCTGGTGCTGGTCTCTTCGGGGGCTGTGGCGGCCGGCATGAGCCGTCTGGGCTGGACGTCGCGACCCAGCGCGATGCACGAACTGCAGGCCGCTGCCGCTATCGGTCAGATGGGCCTGGTGCAGGCCTGGGAGTCCAGCTTTGCCGAGCATGGTCGTCATACGGCGCAGATTCTCCTGACTCACGATGACCTCTCCGACCGCAAGCGCTACCTCAATGCCCGCAGTACCTTGCGCGCGCTGGTGGAGTTGAAAGTCATCCCGGTGATCAACGAGAACGATACCGTGGTCACCGACGAAATCCGTTTTGGTGACAACGACACCCTGGCTGCGCTGGTGGCGAACCTGGTAGAGGCCGATCTGCTGGTGATTCTCACTGACCGCGACGGCATGTTCGACGCTGATCCGCGCAACAACCCCGATGCCAAGCTGATCTACGAAGCCCGCGCCGATGATCCGGCCCTGGATGCGGTGGCGGGCGGGACCGGCGGCGCGCTCGGGCGCGGTGGTATGCAGACCAAGCTGCGCGCTGCACGTCTGGCGGCACGCTCCGGCGCTCACACCATCATCATCGGTGGCCGCTTGGAGCGGGTGCTGGATCGCCTGAAAGCGGGCGAGCACATTGGCACCTTGCTCTCCCCTGAGCGTGGCATGTTGGCGGCGCGCAAGCAGTGGCTGGCCGGGCATCTGCAAACCCGCGGCACGCTGGTGCTGGATGCGGGCGCCGTGGCGGCATTGTCCCAGGGCAACAAAAGCCTGCTGCCGGTGGGGGTGAAGCTGGTCCAGGGCAGCTTTCGTCGTGGCGAAATGGTGGTGTGCGTGGCGCCGGACGGTCGCGAGATCGCCCGTGGCCTGGCCAACTACAGCGCACTTGAAGCACAGAAAATCATCGGTCAGTCGTCTGATGCGATTGTCGGTCTGTTGGGTTACATGGCGGAGCCTGAGCTGGTGCACCGCGACAACCTGATTCTTGTCTAA
- the rpsT gene encoding 30S ribosomal protein S20, translating into MANSPSAKKRAKQAEKRRSHNASLRSMVRTYIKNVVKAIDAKDAEKAQAAYVLAVPVIDRMADKGIIHKNKAARHKSRLNGHVKALNVAAAA; encoded by the coding sequence GTGGCCAACTCACCTTCCGCCAAAAAACGTGCAAAACAGGCTGAGAAGCGTCGCAGCCACAACGCCAGCCTGCGTTCCATGGTTCGTACCTACATCAAAAACGTAGTTAAGGCCATCGACGCAAAAGACGCTGAAAAAGCTCAAGCTGCTTACGTTCTGGCTGTGCCTGTTATCGACCGCATGGCCGATAAAGGCATCATCCACAAGAACAAGGCTGCTCGTCATAAGAGCCGCCTGAATGGCCACGTAAAGGCCCTGAACGTTGCCGCTGCTGCCTAA
- the ribF gene encoding bifunctional riboflavin kinase/FAD synthetase: MQLVRGLHNLRPRHRGCVATIGNFDGVHRGHQAILARLRERALELGLPSCVVIFEPQPREFFAPQTAPARLARLRDKLQLLAAEGVDRVLCLAFNERLSRLSAAEFVETILVDGLDVKHLEVGDDFRFGCDRAGDFAYLQQAGLARGFTVEAAQTVEMDGLRVSSTQVRNALAAADFELAERLLGRPYRIAGRILHGQKLARQLGTPTANVQLKRRRVPLTGVFLVSVEIDGKAWPGVANIGVRPTVQGDGKAHLEVHVLDFAGDLYDRRLTVVFHQKLREEQRFASLEALKTAIHADIAAARALVATSANR, from the coding sequence ATGCAGCTGGTTCGAGGCCTCCACAACCTGCGTCCCCGGCATCGGGGCTGTGTCGCCACCATTGGCAACTTCGACGGTGTTCACCGTGGCCACCAGGCTATCCTGGCGCGGCTGCGCGAGCGAGCGCTGGAGCTGGGCCTGCCCAGTTGCGTGGTCATTTTCGAGCCGCAACCCCGGGAATTTTTCGCCCCGCAGACTGCCCCGGCCCGCCTGGCCCGTTTGCGGGACAAACTGCAACTGCTGGCCGCTGAAGGCGTCGACCGGGTCCTGTGCCTGGCCTTCAACGAGCGTCTGAGCCGGCTCAGCGCCGCTGAATTCGTCGAAACCATCCTGGTGGACGGGCTCGACGTGAAGCACCTGGAAGTCGGTGACGATTTCCGTTTCGGCTGCGACAGGGCAGGGGATTTCGCTTACCTGCAACAGGCCGGCCTTGCCCGTGGCTTTACCGTTGAAGCGGCGCAGACCGTCGAAATGGATGGCTTGCGTGTCAGCAGCACCCAGGTCCGCAATGCCCTGGCCGCGGCCGACTTCGAACTGGCCGAGCGCCTGCTCGGCCGCCCGTACCGGATAGCCGGGCGGATCCTGCACGGACAGAAGCTGGCGCGCCAATTGGGCACGCCGACCGCCAACGTGCAACTCAAGCGCCGTCGCGTGCCGCTGACCGGGGTGTTCCTGGTCAGTGTCGAGATCGACGGCAAGGCCTGGCCCGGCGTCGCCAATATCGGCGTACGACCCACGGTCCAGGGGGATGGCAAGGCCCATCTCGAAGTACATGTTCTGGATTTTGCCGGCGATCTGTATGACCGGCGTTTGACGGTGGTTTTCCACCAGAAGCTGCGTGAAGAGCAGCGTTTTGCCTCCCTGGAGGCGCTCAAGACGGCGATCCATGCAGATATCGCCGCCGCCCGTGCCCTTGTCGCAACCAGCGCCAATCGCTAA
- a CDS encoding CreA family protein: MGLAKGLIGLLLAMPLLASAEEIGQVSTVFKFVGPNDRIVVEAFDDPKVDGVTCYLSRAKTGGVKGGLGLAEDRAEASIACRQVGPISFKGELKDGEEVFRERTSLVFKTMQVVRFLDKKRNTLVYLVYSDRVIEGSPQNAVTAIPILPWARPQ; this comes from the coding sequence ATGGGTTTGGCAAAAGGATTGATCGGCCTGCTGTTGGCGATGCCGCTGCTGGCTTCGGCCGAGGAGATTGGCCAGGTGTCGACGGTATTCAAGTTTGTCGGGCCGAACGACCGGATCGTGGTCGAGGCGTTCGACGATCCCAAGGTGGATGGGGTGACCTGTTACCTGTCCCGGGCCAAGACTGGTGGCGTGAAGGGTGGCCTGGGTCTGGCCGAGGATCGTGCCGAGGCCTCCATCGCCTGTCGCCAGGTCGGGCCGATCAGCTTCAAAGGGGAGCTCAAGGATGGCGAGGAAGTGTTTCGTGAGCGCACCTCGCTGGTGTTCAAGACCATGCAGGTGGTGCGCTTCCTCGACAAGAAGCGCAATACGCTGGTGTACCTGGTCTACAGCGACCGCGTGATCGAGGGTAGCCCGCAGAACGCGGTGACGGCGATTCCGATTTTGCCGTGGGCTCGTCCTCAATAA
- the fkpB gene encoding FKBP-type peptidyl-prolyl cis-trans isomerase: MTEQRIAQNTEVKLHFALHLENGDTVDSTFDKAPAVFKVGDGNLLPGFEAAIFGFKAGDKRTVVVTPENAFGQPNPQNVQTMPRSQFQDMELSEGLLVIFNDAANTELPGVVKAFDDAQVTVDFNHPLAGKTLNFEVEILEVKAV, encoded by the coding sequence ATGACTGAGCAGCGTATCGCTCAAAACACCGAAGTGAAGCTTCACTTCGCCCTGCACCTGGAGAATGGCGACACCGTCGACAGCACCTTCGACAAGGCCCCGGCCGTGTTCAAGGTCGGTGACGGTAACCTGCTGCCAGGGTTCGAGGCGGCGATCTTCGGTTTCAAGGCCGGCGACAAGCGCACCGTGGTGGTTACTCCGGAAAACGCCTTTGGTCAGCCCAACCCGCAAAACGTACAGACCATGCCACGCTCGCAGTTCCAGGACATGGAGCTGTCCGAGGGCCTGCTGGTGATCTTCAACGACGCCGCCAACACCGAGCTGCCGGGTGTGGTGAAGGCTTTTGACGACGCCCAGGTGACCGTGGATTTCAACCATCCGTTGGCGGGCAAGACCTTGAACTTCGAAGTGGAAATCCTCGAGGTCAAGGCGGTTTAA
- the lspA gene encoding signal peptidase II, giving the protein MPNAAGRFGRLGWLWLSVLVLVIDQASKFYFEGSLTLYQQIVVIPDYFSWTLAYNTGAAFSFLADSSGWQRWLFALIAVVVSGVLVVWLKRLGRDETWLAVALALVLGGALGNLYDRIALGHVIDFILVHWQNRWYFPAFNFADSAITVGAIMLALDMFKSKKTGEAVHD; this is encoded by the coding sequence ATGCCTAACGCAGCGGGCCGTTTCGGACGGCTGGGCTGGCTCTGGTTGAGCGTGCTGGTCCTGGTCATCGACCAGGCCAGCAAGTTCTACTTCGAAGGCTCGTTGACCCTGTACCAGCAGATTGTGGTCATCCCCGACTACTTCAGCTGGACCCTGGCGTATAACACCGGCGCGGCATTCAGCTTCCTGGCCGACAGTTCCGGCTGGCAGCGCTGGCTGTTCGCACTGATCGCCGTTGTGGTCAGTGGCGTGCTGGTGGTCTGGCTCAAGCGCCTGGGCCGCGACGAAACCTGGCTGGCCGTGGCGCTGGCACTGGTGCTCGGCGGCGCGCTGGGTAATCTCTACGACCGCATCGCCCTGGGCCACGTGATTGATTTCATCCTGGTGCATTGGCAGAACCGCTGGTATTTCCCGGCGTTCAACTTCGCTGACAGCGCCATCACCGTGGGCGCCATCATGCTCGCCCTGGACATGTTCAAGAGCAAGAAAACCGGAGAAGCCGTCCATGACTGA
- the murJ gene encoding murein biosynthesis integral membrane protein MurJ, which translates to MNLLKSLAAVSSITMLSRVLGFVRDTLIARIFGAGMATDAFFIAFKLPNLLRRIFAEGAFSQAFVPILAEYKSQKGDEATRTFIAYVTGLLTLVLALVTTAGMLAAPWVIWATAPGFTDTPEKYQLTTDLLRVTFPYILLISLSSLAGAILNTWNRFSVPAFVPTLLNVSMIVFAVFLTPYFNPPVMALGWAVLVGGLAQLLYQLPYLKKIGMLVLPRLNLRDSGVWRVLKQMLPAILGVSVSQISLIINTIFASFLVAGSVSWMYYADRLMELPSGVLGVALGTILLPTLAKTYASRDRQEYSRILDWGLRLCFVLVLPCAVALGILAEPLTVSLFQYGQFKAFDALMTQRALIAYSVGLLGIILIKVLAPGFYAQQNIRTPVKIAIFTLVMTQLFNLLLIGPLAHAGLALAISIGACLNAGLLFYQLRKQKMYQPQPGWGKFGLKLLVAVGVMSAVLFGAMHFMPAWGEGQMLERFLRLGVLVVAGVVAYFGMLLLMGFRLRDFNRKALS; encoded by the coding sequence ATGAATCTGCTCAAATCGTTGGCTGCCGTCAGCTCTATCACGATGCTTTCCCGTGTCCTGGGATTTGTTCGCGACACGCTCATCGCACGGATATTCGGCGCCGGAATGGCCACCGACGCCTTCTTCATCGCCTTCAAGCTGCCCAACCTGCTGCGTCGGATCTTTGCCGAAGGGGCATTTTCCCAGGCCTTCGTGCCGATCCTGGCGGAGTACAAAAGCCAGAAGGGCGACGAGGCGACCCGCACCTTCATTGCCTATGTCACCGGTCTGCTGACCCTGGTGCTGGCGCTCGTCACCACAGCCGGCATGCTCGCCGCGCCCTGGGTGATCTGGGCCACGGCACCGGGCTTTACCGACACCCCGGAAAAATACCAGCTCACCACTGACCTGTTGCGGGTGACCTTTCCTTATATATTGCTGATTTCCCTGTCGTCCCTGGCCGGGGCGATCCTCAATACCTGGAACCGGTTTTCGGTACCGGCCTTCGTACCGACCCTGCTCAACGTCAGCATGATTGTGTTCGCGGTGTTCCTGACGCCGTATTTCAATCCGCCGGTGATGGCCCTCGGTTGGGCGGTGCTGGTGGGCGGCCTGGCGCAACTGCTGTATCAACTGCCCTACCTGAAAAAGATCGGCATGCTGGTGCTGCCGCGCCTGAATCTGCGCGACAGCGGCGTCTGGCGGGTGCTCAAGCAGATGCTGCCGGCGATCCTCGGGGTGTCGGTGAGCCAGATTTCCCTGATCATCAACACTATTTTCGCCTCGTTCCTGGTGGCCGGCTCGGTATCGTGGATGTACTACGCCGACCGCCTGATGGAGTTGCCATCCGGCGTGCTGGGCGTGGCGCTGGGTACGATCCTGTTGCCGACCCTGGCCAAGACCTATGCCAGCCGGGATCGCCAGGAATACTCGCGCATCCTCGACTGGGGCCTGCGCCTGTGCTTCGTGCTGGTGCTGCCCTGTGCGGTGGCGCTGGGGATTCTCGCTGAACCGCTGACCGTCTCGCTGTTCCAGTACGGCCAGTTCAAGGCGTTCGATGCCCTGATGACCCAGCGGGCCCTGATTGCCTACTCGGTAGGACTGCTGGGGATCATTCTGATCAAAGTGCTGGCGCCAGGTTTCTATGCCCAGCAAAACATCCGCACGCCGGTGAAGATTGCCATTTTCACCCTGGTGATGACGCAATTGTTCAACCTCTTGCTGATCGGTCCCCTGGCTCACGCCGGCCTGGCCCTGGCGATCAGCATCGGCGCCTGCCTCAACGCCGGGCTGTTGTTCTATCAGTTGCGCAAGCAGAAGATGTATCAACCGCAGCCGGGCTGGGGCAAGTTCGGTCTCAAACTGCTGGTGGCCGTGGGGGTGATGTCGGCGGTGCTGTTCGGGGCGATGCATTTCATGCCGGCCTGGGGCGAAGGGCAGATGCTCGAGCGTTTCCTGCGCCTGGGTGTGCTGGTCGTCGCGGGTGTGGTGGCGTATTTCGGCATGTTGCTGCTGATGGGGTTCCGCCTGAGGGACTTCAATCGCAAGGCCTTGAGCTGA